One Pantoea eucalypti genomic region harbors:
- a CDS encoding sulfite exporter TauE/SafE family protein codes for MDWFVVSPLLVGLLFLIAMLAGFIDSIAGGGGLLTVPSLLAAGLSPAQALATNKLQSVGGSFSASLYFVRRGAVKLNEQWLNIAMTLMGSVLGAILIQRLQADFLRQMLPLFLIAIGLWFLLMPRLGEVDQARRLHGLAYALVGGGAVGFYDGFFGPGAGSFYALAFVTLCGYNLAKATAHAKVLNFTSNLGSLLFFMFGGKVVWGTGLVMMLGAFCGARLGARLVLSRGQKLIRPMVVIVSAVMSIKLLWDSHGSDVLAWLATLHS; via the coding sequence TGTGGTCAGCCCGCTGCTGGTCGGGCTGCTGTTTTTAATCGCCATGCTGGCCGGTTTTATTGATTCAATCGCGGGTGGCGGGGGATTACTTACGGTACCTTCGTTGCTGGCGGCGGGCCTCTCTCCTGCCCAGGCGCTGGCGACCAATAAACTGCAATCGGTCGGCGGATCGTTTTCCGCCAGCCTCTACTTTGTCCGGCGCGGTGCAGTGAAGCTGAATGAGCAGTGGCTGAATATCGCCATGACGCTGATGGGGTCCGTGCTGGGTGCGATACTGATTCAGCGTCTGCAGGCGGATTTTCTGCGTCAGATGCTGCCGCTGTTTTTAATCGCCATCGGCCTGTGGTTCCTGCTGATGCCGCGCCTGGGGGAAGTGGATCAGGCGCGCCGCCTGCATGGCCTGGCTTATGCGCTGGTGGGCGGCGGAGCCGTGGGATTCTACGACGGATTTTTCGGACCGGGCGCAGGCTCCTTTTATGCACTGGCTTTCGTCACGCTCTGCGGCTACAACCTGGCCAAAGCGACCGCACACGCCAAGGTCCTTAACTTCACTTCAAACCTGGGCAGCCTGCTGTTCTTTATGTTCGGTGGCAAAGTGGTGTGGGGAACCGGCCTGGTTATGATGCTCGGCGCGTTCTGCGGCGCGCGTCTGGGCGCGCGGCTGGTGCTGAGCCGCGGACAGAAACTGATCCGCCCGATGGTGGTCATTGTCTCTGCCGTCATGAGCATTAAATTACTGTGGGACAGCCACGGCAGCGACGTTCTGGCCTGGCTGGCCACGCTGCATTCGTAA
- a CDS encoding tripartite tricarboxylate transporter TctB family protein → MSDRIFAGLWLALCLGGMVIAWQIQSEYSYEPVGPRPFPMAILGLMAICAVLMLFRKPDTIHWPAHSTLKRLVALAAMMMLYGWLFEMLGFAISTTLLTFGIGLLFGARWWAAALSGVVMGSTLFYAFDRLLEVTLPVGSWLS, encoded by the coding sequence ATGAGCGATCGTATTTTTGCGGGCCTGTGGCTGGCCCTGTGCCTCGGCGGCATGGTAATAGCCTGGCAAATTCAGAGTGAATACAGCTACGAACCGGTGGGACCACGACCGTTCCCAATGGCGATCCTTGGCCTGATGGCAATCTGTGCCGTGCTGATGCTGTTTCGTAAACCGGACACCATTCACTGGCCAGCCCACAGCACACTGAAACGTCTGGTGGCGCTGGCGGCAATGATGATGCTCTATGGCTGGCTGTTTGAAATGCTGGGCTTTGCCATCAGCACAACGCTGCTGACGTTTGGCATCGGCTTGCTGTTTGGTGCGCGCTGGTGGGCAGCCGCACTGTCCGGCGTGGTAATGGGCTCCACACTTTTTTATGCCTTTGACCGTCTGCTGGAAGTGACCCTTCCGGTCGGCAGCTGGCTGAGTTAA
- a CDS encoding tripartite tricarboxylate transporter permease, which translates to MDTWSFLMQGFAVAMTPENLLIALIGCFIGTIVGLLPGLGPINGVAILMPLAFALHLPAESALILLATVYIGCEYGGRISSILLNVPGDAGAIMTALDGYPMAQQGKAGVALSISAVSSFIGSTIAIIGIILFAPLLASWSLAFGPAEYFALMVFAIACLGSMMSHNPLKSFLAALIGLSMATVGVDANTGVYRFTFDSVHLSDGIQFVVVVIGLFSVSEILLMLESTSTGQKAVRASGRMMFNMKEASMATGATLRSSFIGFFVGVLPGAGATIASAIAYMTEKKISGSDQFGKGDIRGVAAPEAANNASACGSFIPMLTLGIPGSGTTAVMVGALTLYNITPGPAMFVEQPDIVWGLIAALLIGNVMLLIMNIPMINVFARMLTIPLWFLVPAIAAISAVGVYAVHSTTFDLLLMVGLGIFGYILRKMDFPMSPLILGFVLGEMLEQNLRRALSISNGNMVILWESLICKILLVLAIAVLLVPPIWKRWRRHQLKRTEA; encoded by the coding sequence ATGGATACCTGGTCCTTTTTAATGCAGGGCTTTGCCGTCGCCATGACGCCAGAGAACCTGCTGATTGCCCTGATTGGCTGTTTTATCGGTACCATCGTCGGCCTGCTGCCGGGTCTGGGGCCGATCAACGGCGTGGCGATCCTGATGCCGCTGGCCTTTGCCCTGCACTTACCGGCGGAATCGGCGCTGATCCTGCTGGCAACGGTCTATATCGGCTGTGAATATGGCGGACGCATCTCCTCCATCCTGCTTAACGTGCCCGGTGATGCTGGCGCGATTATGACCGCGCTGGATGGTTATCCGATGGCGCAACAGGGCAAAGCAGGCGTTGCCCTGTCCATCTCAGCCGTGAGTTCATTCATCGGTTCAACCATCGCGATTATCGGCATTATTCTGTTCGCGCCCCTGCTGGCCAGCTGGTCGCTGGCATTTGGCCCGGCGGAATATTTTGCGCTGATGGTGTTCGCTATCGCCTGCCTTGGCAGCATGATGAGTCACAATCCCCTGAAGTCGTTCCTTGCGGCATTAATAGGGCTCAGCATGGCTACGGTGGGCGTGGATGCCAATACCGGCGTGTACCGCTTTACCTTTGACAGCGTTCACCTTTCCGATGGCATTCAGTTTGTGGTGGTGGTGATTGGTCTGTTCTCAGTCAGCGAAATTCTGCTGATGCTGGAGTCCACCAGTACCGGGCAGAAAGCGGTTCGTGCCAGCGGTCGCATGATGTTCAACATGAAAGAAGCCTCTATGGCAACCGGCGCAACGCTGCGCTCCTCGTTTATCGGTTTCTTTGTGGGTGTGTTACCTGGCGCAGGCGCCACCATCGCCAGTGCTATTGCCTACATGACTGAGAAAAAGATCAGCGGCAGCGATCAGTTCGGTAAAGGCGATATTCGTGGTGTGGCAGCACCGGAAGCGGCAAACAATGCTTCTGCCTGTGGATCCTTTATTCCGATGCTGACACTGGGTATTCCCGGCTCAGGGACAACAGCGGTGATGGTCGGCGCATTAACGCTCTACAACATCACACCAGGACCGGCGATGTTTGTTGAGCAGCCAGATATTGTCTGGGGCTTGATTGCTGCCCTGCTGATTGGCAACGTAATGCTGTTGATCATGAATATCCCGATGATCAACGTCTTCGCCCGCATGCTAACCATTCCATTGTGGTTTCTGGTGCCAGCCATTGCCGCTATTTCTGCCGTGGGCGTCTACGCGGTGCACAGCACCACCTTTGACCTGTTGCTGATGGTGGGATTGGGTATCTTTGGTTATATCCTGCGTAAAATGGATTTTCCGATGTCGCCGTTGATTCTGGGATTTGTGCTGGGTGAGATGCTGGAGCAGAACCTCCGTCGCGCCCTGTCGATCAGCAACGGCAACATGGTCATTCTGTGGGAAAGTCTGATCTGTAAAATCCTGCTGGTTCTGGCAATTGCGGTTCTGCTGGTGCCGCCAATCTGGAAACGCTGGCGTCGTCACCAACTGAAGCGCACCGAAGCGTAA
- a CDS encoding elongation factor P hydroxylase, giving the protein MNPTHHYEQLITLFDRCFSDEFQTRLIKGDDEPIYLPADAESPWNRVVFAHGFYASALHEISHWCIAGEARRKLVDFGYWYCPDGRDALTQSQFEAVEVKPQALEWMFCTAAGFPFNVSCDNLDGDCEPDRIAFQRKVHAQVMSYLTSGIPDRPARFITALAEFYGRPSLTASQFPWPEDL; this is encoded by the coding sequence ATGAACCCGACTCATCATTATGAACAGCTGATCACGCTGTTTGATCGCTGTTTCAGCGATGAATTTCAGACCCGTCTAATTAAAGGCGACGATGAACCGATCTATCTTCCTGCGGATGCAGAGTCGCCGTGGAACCGCGTGGTCTTTGCCCACGGCTTCTACGCCAGCGCTCTTCACGAGATCTCACACTGGTGCATCGCCGGTGAAGCCCGCCGCAAACTGGTCGATTTTGGCTACTGGTACTGCCCGGATGGCCGCGACGCGCTGACCCAGAGTCAGTTTGAAGCAGTGGAAGTGAAGCCGCAGGCGCTGGAGTGGATGTTTTGTACGGCGGCAGGCTTTCCCTTCAACGTGAGTTGTGACAATCTCGACGGAGATTGTGAGCCGGATCGCATTGCGTTTCAGCGTAAAGTCCATGCTCAGGTCATGAGCTATCTGACGTCGGGCATTCCCGACCGTCCCGCGCGTTTTATTACCGCCCTGGCGGAATTTTATGGCAGGCCGTCATTAACAGCGTCGCAGTTTCCCTGGCCGGAAGATCTGTGA
- a CDS encoding PLP-dependent aminotransferase family protein: MPSPLLQLFQHQTSGGVRERLCATLRLAINRYHLRAGQQLPSSRQLALDLHLSRVTVEAAYGQLESEGYLRRETGRGTFVAIIIPGTPSSLPTRHQPARFSARGQQVLATGGCQDPPFPHAFASGSPELRAFPHDTWRRLSSSVQRSLGSTAMGYGDPCGYLPLRSALADYLTLSRGVACQPEQVIILTSSQQALQLLSMMLVDPGDEVWMEEPGYPGARNAFLAAGAQVRGIVVDAEGALPTSGSATLMYLTPSHHYPTSVTLSLPRRLACLDWAQRNQSWLIEDDYDSEFHYNERPIPALQGLDRHQRVITLGTFSKSLFPSLRLAWMVVPPALVTPIGRARSVLDGHSALLPQAVTAAFLQQGHFASHLRLMRQLYHSRRDRLLEQIEQRLSPWITPIASGGGLQLTVTVQKDEARLTALATQQGLLLPRLSPLYAGHASQQGWMLGFAALTPDEIVAGCDKLLRLLQREG; this comes from the coding sequence ATGCCTTCACCGCTGTTACAACTTTTCCAGCATCAGACCAGTGGCGGCGTGCGTGAACGTCTCTGCGCGACCCTTCGGCTGGCGATTAACCGGTACCATCTGCGTGCGGGTCAGCAGTTACCCTCCAGCAGACAGCTGGCGCTGGATCTGCACCTTTCACGCGTGACGGTGGAAGCGGCCTACGGACAACTGGAGAGTGAAGGCTATCTGCGACGTGAAACCGGTCGCGGTACTTTTGTCGCCATCATCATCCCCGGCACACCCTCATCTTTGCCGACACGGCATCAGCCCGCCCGTTTTTCGGCGCGCGGCCAGCAGGTGCTGGCAACCGGTGGCTGTCAGGATCCCCCTTTTCCTCACGCGTTCGCATCCGGTTCACCGGAGTTACGTGCGTTTCCTCACGACACCTGGCGACGCCTGAGCAGCAGCGTACAACGTTCTCTGGGCAGCACCGCAATGGGATATGGCGATCCCTGTGGCTATCTGCCGTTACGCAGTGCACTTGCTGATTATCTGACACTCTCCCGGGGCGTCGCGTGCCAGCCGGAGCAGGTCATCATTCTGACCAGTTCCCAACAGGCGCTGCAGTTACTGAGCATGATGCTGGTCGATCCTGGTGATGAGGTGTGGATGGAGGAGCCGGGCTATCCCGGTGCCCGCAATGCCTTCCTGGCTGCAGGCGCACAGGTGCGTGGGATTGTTGTTGATGCCGAAGGCGCCCTGCCCACCAGTGGCAGTGCAACGCTCATGTACCTGACGCCCTCGCATCACTATCCCACCAGCGTCACGCTCAGCCTGCCGCGACGTCTGGCATGTCTGGACTGGGCACAGCGCAACCAGAGCTGGCTGATAGAAGACGATTACGACAGCGAGTTTCACTACAACGAACGTCCGATTCCTGCATTGCAGGGTCTGGACCGGCATCAGCGGGTCATTACGCTGGGCACCTTTTCGAAGTCGCTGTTTCCTTCCCTGCGGCTGGCCTGGATGGTCGTGCCGCCGGCGCTGGTTACGCCCATAGGCCGTGCACGGAGCGTGCTGGATGGGCACAGCGCCCTGCTGCCGCAGGCTGTCACCGCCGCCTTTCTGCAACAGGGACATTTCGCCAGCCATCTGCGCCTGATGCGTCAGCTCTATCACAGCCGTCGCGATCGGTTGCTTGAGCAGATTGAGCAGCGGCTCTCGCCGTGGATCACGCCAATAGCCAGCGGCGGTGGATTACAGCTGACGGTAACAGTACAAAAGGATGAAGCACGCTTAACCGCGCTGGCAACACAACAGGGATTGCTGCTACCGCGACTGAGTCCGCTTTATGCCGGACACGCATCTCAACAAGGCTGGATGCTCGGTTTTGCCGCGCTGACGCCTGACGAGATTGTGGCAGGATGCGATAAGTTGCTGCGGCTACTGCAGCGGGAGGGTTAA
- a CDS encoding YfcL family protein: protein MIAEFEARILALIDDMVEHASDDELFASGYLRGHLTLAVAEVEQLGEHTPEALQIQVSRSLQNAIAAGELSPRDQALVVGMWDNLFVQARQLSA from the coding sequence ATGATCGCAGAATTTGAAGCGCGTATTCTGGCCCTGATTGACGACATGGTCGAGCATGCCAGTGACGATGAGCTGTTCGCCAGCGGTTATCTGCGCGGGCATCTGACACTGGCCGTGGCCGAGGTGGAGCAACTGGGCGAACATACGCCAGAAGCGCTGCAGATTCAGGTCTCCCGCAGCCTGCAAAATGCCATTGCGGCGGGTGAACTCTCGCCGCGCGATCAGGCATTAGTGGTGGGGATGTGGGACAACCTGTTTGTCCAGGCTCGTCAGCTCTCCGCCTGA
- the fabB gene encoding beta-ketoacyl-ACP synthase I has translation MKRAVITGLGIVSSIGNNQQEVLSSLREGRSGITFSEEMKDSGMRSHVWGNVKLDTTGLIDRKVVRFMSDASIYAYLSMEEAIKDSGLTTEMYQSNPRVGLIAGSGGGSPRFQVFGADAMRSPRGLKAVGPYVVTKAMASGVSACLATPFKIHGVNYSISSACATSAHCIGNAVEQIQLGKQDIVFAGGGEELCWEMACEFDAMGALSTRYNDTPEKASRTYDNERDGFVIAGGGGMVVVEELEHALARGAHIYAEIVGYGATSDGADMVAPSGEGAVRCMKMAMHGVDTPIDYLNSHGTSTPVGDVKELGAIREVFGDNTPYISATKAMTGHSLGAAGVQEAIYSLLMLEHGFIAPSINITSLDAAATGMNIVTEPVEKELTTVMSNSFGFGGTNATLTMRKYQA, from the coding sequence ATGAAACGTGCTGTGATTACTGGCTTAGGGATCGTTTCCAGTATTGGTAATAACCAGCAGGAGGTGCTGTCATCTCTGCGTGAAGGACGCTCTGGCATCACCTTTTCTGAAGAGATGAAAGATTCCGGCATGCGTAGTCACGTCTGGGGTAACGTTAAACTGGATACCACCGGCCTCATCGATCGCAAAGTTGTGCGTTTTATGAGTGATGCGTCAATCTATGCTTATCTTTCCATGGAAGAAGCGATTAAAGATTCCGGCCTCACCACTGAAATGTATCAGAGCAACCCACGTGTGGGTCTGATTGCAGGCTCAGGCGGCGGTTCTCCTCGTTTCCAGGTATTTGGTGCTGATGCGATGCGTAGCCCACGTGGCCTGAAAGCGGTTGGCCCTTACGTGGTGACCAAAGCGATGGCTTCTGGCGTCTCTGCCTGCCTCGCCACGCCGTTCAAGATTCATGGCGTAAACTACTCAATCAGCTCCGCCTGTGCCACCTCGGCGCACTGTATCGGTAATGCTGTTGAGCAGATTCAGCTCGGCAAGCAGGATATCGTTTTTGCTGGCGGCGGCGAAGAGCTGTGCTGGGAAATGGCCTGTGAATTCGACGCGATGGGCGCGCTCTCTACCCGTTACAACGACACCCCGGAAAAAGCGTCACGTACCTATGACAACGAGCGCGACGGTTTTGTTATTGCAGGTGGCGGCGGCATGGTCGTTGTTGAAGAGCTGGAGCATGCGCTGGCTCGTGGTGCGCACATCTATGCCGAAATCGTCGGTTACGGTGCGACGTCAGACGGTGCAGACATGGTTGCGCCATCCGGCGAAGGCGCAGTACGCTGCATGAAGATGGCGATGCACGGTGTCGATACACCCATCGACTATCTGAACAGCCACGGAACCTCTACCCCGGTAGGTGATGTGAAAGAGCTGGGTGCGATTCGTGAAGTGTTTGGCGATAACACGCCATACATCTCTGCGACCAAAGCAATGACCGGCCACTCACTGGGTGCCGCTGGCGTGCAGGAAGCGATCTACTCGCTGCTGATGCTGGAGCATGGTTTTATCGCGCCAAGCATCAACATCACCTCGCTGGACGCGGCAGCAACCGGCATGAACATTGTGACTGAGCCAGTGGAAAAAGAGCTGACCACCGTGATGTCTAACAGCTTTGGTTTTGGCGGCACCAACGCCACACTGACCATGCGTAAATATCAGGCGTAA
- the flk gene encoding flagella biosynthesis regulator Flk, with translation MQPLSGPGVPVDRSSVNPQTGVTRHGSVAGEQPLSPAQRTTLERLIVRISSLSNLKAPELWAGLRHEVGVKSEAELQSRHFPAAEQYLNNRLTQTQNGHATRLLMTQLTDLLPKGNNRQAVSDFIRQQFGQTVLSALSQDQLRQVLTMLQNGQMTIPQPQQIRVSDRTLLPAEHHTLNQQVVRLAAATGESTGKLWTAALKLVNLTSGDPIPSRHFPLLTQYLQVRQTLSQHSAPTLHLLEASLKQPLDQQERQQLEDYSQQRFQATPQTVLTVTQTQDLLNFLFSRRADRAEKLHEQPLAASEIKPQPIWSPFVASLPPPIQSLAGRPLLGFFIALVVITLLLWLVL, from the coding sequence ATGCAACCTCTTAGCGGCCCCGGTGTGCCGGTCGATCGTTCATCTGTCAATCCGCAAACCGGCGTAACGCGTCACGGTTCCGTGGCCGGTGAACAGCCTCTTTCGCCTGCGCAGCGCACGACGTTAGAACGCCTGATCGTGCGTATCTCTTCGCTCAGCAATCTTAAAGCGCCTGAACTCTGGGCGGGGCTCCGTCATGAAGTGGGCGTCAAGAGTGAAGCGGAGTTGCAGTCGCGTCATTTTCCGGCAGCGGAGCAGTATCTTAATAACCGCCTAACACAGACGCAAAATGGACATGCCACCCGCCTGCTGATGACACAGCTCACCGACTTGCTGCCCAAGGGCAATAACCGCCAGGCTGTCAGCGATTTTATCCGTCAGCAATTTGGCCAGACTGTGCTTAGCGCGCTGAGCCAGGATCAGTTGCGCCAGGTGCTGACGATGCTGCAGAACGGGCAGATGACGATTCCCCAGCCGCAGCAGATTCGCGTCAGCGACCGTACGCTGCTGCCTGCTGAGCACCATACGCTGAATCAGCAGGTGGTGCGCCTTGCCGCTGCCACCGGCGAATCTACCGGTAAGCTGTGGACGGCTGCGCTGAAGCTGGTGAACCTGACCAGCGGCGATCCGATCCCGTCACGTCACTTCCCGCTGCTGACCCAATATCTCCAGGTGCGCCAGACGCTGAGTCAGCACAGCGCCCCTACGCTGCACTTGCTGGAAGCCTCCCTGAAACAGCCGCTTGATCAGCAGGAGCGGCAGCAGCTGGAGGATTACAGCCAGCAGCGTTTTCAGGCCACGCCACAGACGGTGCTCACGGTGACGCAGACTCAGGATTTGCTGAATTTTCTGTTCAGCCGTCGCGCAGACCGGGCAGAAAAACTGCACGAACAGCCGCTGGCTGCCAGCGAGATTAAACCGCAGCCGATCTGGTCACCCTTTGTCGCCTCGCTGCCGCCGCCGATTCAGTCACTGGCAGGGCGTCCGCTGTTGGGTTTCTTTATTGCACTGGTCGTCATCACCCTTTTACTCTGGCTGGTACTCTGA
- the mnmC gene encoding bifunctional tRNA (5-methylaminomethyl-2-thiouridine)(34)-methyltransferase MnmD/FAD-dependent 5-carboxymethylaminomethyl-2-thiouridine(34) oxidoreductase MnmC: MKLTPVEHAQLNWNEQGTPVSRAFGDVYFSNDNGLEETRYVFLGGNGFPQRFAEHPRDLLIVAESGFGTGLNFLTLWQAFDAFQRDQPDATLKRLHFISFEKFPLTRDDLAAAQQHWPELAPWAAALQAQWPAALPGCQRLLFDGGRITLDLWLGDINQLMGELDESLNRQVDAWFLDGFAPSKNPDMWTPALFSMMAKLARPQGTFATFTAAGIVRRGLQEAGFDVIRRKGFGPKREMLCGPLQDAPALPAGQPWYHRQSAAQRDVALIGGGVASATLALALLRRGWRVTLYCADEAPALGASGNRQGALYPLLNQHDPALATFFPAAFSFARRLYDQLTVAYEHHWSGVLQLGWDEKSRKKIDQMLAMGLPESIARGVNVDEAETLANAEHGCGGIFYPQGGWLSPAELTSAMLAHGETQGLRIHWLHRVSELSREGDHWTLTFSDRPAGRHATVVLANGHAIADFAQSAPLPAYPVAGQVSHVPSTPGLNALHTVLCYDGYLTPVSPQFGTHCIGASYHRGETATDYREEDQQENRSRLLHCLPDSRWVTNVDVSGGEARMGVRCATRDHLPMVGGVPDYDATLKQYADLPTQLAAGHDIADAPEFTGLYLFGALGSRGLCSAPLAAEVLAAQLTGEPQPLDASTLAALNPNRYWVRKLLKGKAV; this comes from the coding sequence GTGAAATTAACCCCGGTCGAACATGCGCAGCTAAACTGGAATGAACAGGGTACACCTGTTTCCCGAGCGTTTGGCGACGTCTATTTCTCTAATGACAATGGTCTGGAAGAGACACGCTATGTCTTCCTTGGCGGCAACGGTTTTCCCCAGCGTTTTGCTGAGCATCCACGGGATCTGCTGATCGTGGCGGAAAGCGGTTTTGGCACCGGCCTCAATTTTCTGACGTTGTGGCAGGCGTTCGATGCGTTTCAGCGTGACCAGCCTGATGCCACTTTAAAACGTCTGCATTTCATCAGCTTTGAGAAATTTCCGTTAACCCGTGATGACCTGGCTGCGGCGCAGCAGCACTGGCCTGAACTGGCCCCGTGGGCGGCGGCGCTGCAGGCGCAATGGCCCGCCGCCCTGCCCGGCTGCCAGCGACTGCTGTTTGACGGCGGACGTATCACGCTCGACCTGTGGCTGGGCGATATTAACCAGCTGATGGGAGAGCTGGATGAGAGCCTGAATCGTCAGGTGGATGCCTGGTTCCTGGATGGTTTCGCGCCGTCGAAGAACCCGGATATGTGGACGCCAGCACTGTTCAGCATGATGGCAAAACTGGCGCGTCCGCAGGGGACATTCGCGACCTTTACCGCCGCAGGCATTGTCCGGCGCGGTCTGCAGGAGGCCGGCTTTGACGTCATCCGCCGCAAAGGATTTGGTCCCAAGCGCGAAATGCTATGCGGACCGTTACAGGACGCGCCTGCGCTGCCTGCCGGGCAGCCCTGGTATCATCGTCAATCAGCGGCGCAACGTGATGTTGCGCTCATTGGCGGCGGCGTTGCCAGTGCCACGCTGGCGCTGGCGCTGCTGCGTCGCGGCTGGCGGGTGACGCTTTACTGCGCCGATGAGGCGCCGGCGCTGGGCGCGTCCGGCAATCGTCAGGGAGCACTCTATCCGCTGCTCAACCAGCACGACCCGGCGCTTGCCACCTTTTTCCCGGCAGCATTCAGTTTTGCCCGGCGGCTCTACGATCAGTTAACTGTCGCCTATGAACATCACTGGAGCGGTGTGCTGCAACTGGGCTGGGATGAGAAAAGCCGTAAGAAGATCGATCAGATGCTGGCGATGGGCCTGCCTGAATCCATTGCCCGTGGCGTTAATGTGGATGAGGCAGAGACGCTGGCGAATGCCGAACACGGCTGTGGCGGTATTTTCTATCCGCAGGGCGGCTGGCTTTCACCGGCTGAGCTGACCAGCGCGATGCTGGCGCATGGCGAAACCCAGGGATTACGCATTCACTGGCTGCATCGCGTCAGCGAACTTTCACGCGAGGGCGATCACTGGACGCTGACGTTCAGCGATCGTCCGGCGGGCCGTCATGCCACGGTGGTGCTGGCAAACGGTCATGCGATAGCCGACTTTGCGCAGAGCGCCCCGCTGCCAGCCTATCCGGTGGCCGGTCAGGTAAGCCATGTTCCCTCCACGCCGGGGCTTAATGCACTCCACACCGTGCTCTGTTACGACGGCTATCTGACGCCCGTCAGCCCACAGTTTGGTACTCACTGCATCGGTGCCAGCTATCACCGTGGCGAAACCGCCACAGATTACCGGGAAGAGGATCAGCAGGAGAACCGCAGCCGCCTGTTGCATTGCCTGCCTGACAGCCGCTGGGTAACAAACGTGGATGTCAGTGGCGGTGAAGCAAGAATGGGCGTGCGCTGTGCCACGCGGGACCACCTGCCAATGGTGGGCGGCGTACCGGATTATGATGCGACGCTTAAGCAGTATGCTGATTTACCGACCCAGCTTGCAGCAGGTCATGACATCGCTGACGCACCTGAGTTTACGGGCTTATACCTGTTTGGGGCGCTGGGGTCGCGCGGCCTGTGCAGTGCACCGCTGGCAGCCGAAGTGCTGGCAGCCCAGCTGACCGGCGAGCCACAGCCGCTGGATGCCAGTACGCTGGCAGCCCTCAATCCGAATCGTTACTGGGTAAGGAAATTACTGAAGGGAAAAGCGGTTTAA
- a CDS encoding rhodanese-like domain-containing protein yields the protein MSSVLRIPAATPQQSLDYLQSKLAYYTDAWDLAEDLEQQRQAIVVIDARAPEAYRAGHICGAINFPHRGMDASTTARLDRRKVYVTYCDGIGCNGSTKAALKLASLGFQVKELIGGLDFWKRDGHPLTWGDAAGEWPVTATKASCGC from the coding sequence ATGTCATCAGTTTTACGCATTCCGGCCGCCACGCCGCAGCAAAGCCTCGACTATCTGCAGTCAAAACTCGCGTATTACACCGACGCGTGGGATCTGGCGGAAGACCTGGAGCAGCAGCGTCAGGCTATCGTGGTGATTGATGCGCGTGCGCCGGAGGCTTATCGCGCCGGGCACATCTGCGGCGCCATCAACTTTCCGCATCGCGGGATGGATGCCAGCACGACGGCCCGGCTTGATCGCCGCAAAGTGTATGTCACTTATTGTGACGGCATTGGCTGTAACGGCTCGACGAAAGCGGCCCTGAAGCTGGCATCGCTGGGCTTTCAGGTAAAGGAGTTAATTGGCGGGCTGGATTTCTGGAAACGTGATGGTCATCCGCTGACCTGGGGTGATGCGGCGGGTGAATGGCCCGTTACCGCGACCAAAGCATCCTGTGGCTGCTAG